One window of the Camarhynchus parvulus chromosome 2, STF_HiC, whole genome shotgun sequence genome contains the following:
- the KIF5B gene encoding kinesin-1 heavy chain has protein sequence MADPAECNIKVMCRFRPLNESEVARGDKYIAKFQGEDTVVIASKPYIFDRVFQSNTSQEQVYNDCAKKIVKDVLEGYNGTIFAYGQTSSGKTHTMEGKLHDPDGMGIIPRIVQDIFNYIYSMDENLEFHIKVSYFEIYLDKIRDLLDVSKTNLSVHEDKNRVPYVKGCTERFVCSPEEVMDTIDEGKSNRHVAVTNMNEHSSRSHSIFLINVKQENTQTEQKLSGKLYLVDLAGSEKVSKTGAEGAVLDEAKNINKSLSALGNVISALAESSTYVPYRDSKMTRILQDSLGGNCRTTIVICCSPSSYNESETKSTLLFGQRAKTIKNTVCVNVELTAEQWKKKYEKEKEKNKTLRNTIQWLENELNRWRNGETVPVDEQFDKEKANLEAFAVDKDITVINDKPATTIGVTGNFTDAERRKCEEEIAKLYKQLDDKDEEINQQSQLVEKLKTQMLDQEELLASTRRDQDNLQAELNRLQAENDASKEEVKEVLQALEELAVNYDQKSQEVEDKAKEYELLSDELNQKSVTLASIDAELQKLKEMTNHQKKRATEMMASLLKDLAEIGIAVGNNDVKQPEGTGMIDEEFTVARLYISKMKSEVKTMVKRCKQLEGTQAESNKKMEENEKELAACQLRISQHEAKIKSLTEYLQNVEQKKRQLEESVDSLNEELVQLRAQEKVHEMEKEHLNKVQTANEVKQAVEQQIQSHRETHQKQISSLRDEVDAKEKLITELQDQNQKMMLEQERLRVEHEKLKATDQEKSRKLHELTVMQDRREQARQDLKGLEETVAKELQTLHNLRKLFVQDLATRVKKSAEIDSDDTGGSAAQKQKISFLENNLEQLTKVHKQLVRDNADLRCELPKLEKRLRATAERVKALESALKEAKENASRDRKRYQQEVDRIKEAVRSKNMARRGHSAQIAKPIRPGQHPAASPTHPSAIRGGGAFTQNSQPVVLRGGGRQDKVC, from the exons ATGGCGGACCCGGCGGAGTGTAACATCAAAGTGATGTGTCGCTTCAGGCCCCTCAACGAGTCCGAAGTGGCCCGAGGCGACAAGTACATCGCTAAGTTCCAGGGCGAAGACACCGTCGTCATCGCG tCCAAGCCATATATATTTGACCGTGTATTCCAGTCAAACACATCACAAGAACAAGTATACAATGACTGTGCTAAAAAGATTGTCAAAG ATGTACTTGAGGGATACAATGGTACAATATTTGCTTATGGGCAAACATCATCTGGAAAGACACACACTATGGAA GGGAAGCTTCATGACCCAGATGGAATGGGCATTATTCCAAGAATAGtgcaagatatttttaattatatttactCCATGGATGAGAATCTTGAGTTTCATATTAAG GtgtcatattttgaaatatactTGGATAAAATAAGGGACCTTTTGGATG tttCAAAGACCAATCTTTCTGTTCATGAGGACAAAAATAGAGTTCCCTATGTAAAG ggtTGCACAGAGCGGTTTGTATGTAGTCCAGAAGAAGTTATGGATACTATAGATGAAGGAAAATCAAATCGACACGTAGCAGTTACAA aTATGAATGAACACAGCTCCCGAAGTCATagtatttttcttattaatgtAAAACAAGAGAATACtcaaacagaacagaaactAAGTGGAAAGCTTTACCTTGTGGACTTGGCAGGTAGTGAGAAG GTTAGTAAAACTGGAGCAGAAGGTGCTGTGCTGGATGAGGCCAAGAACATCAACAAGTCTTTGTCTGCTCTTGGAAATGTCATCTCAGCCCTGGCTGAAAGCAGT ACCTATGTTCCATATCGTGATAGCAAAATGACCAGAATCCTTCAAGATTCACTAGGGGGTAATTGCAGAACCACTATTGTTATTTGCTGTTCTCCATCTTCTTACAATGAATCTGAAACTAAATCTACTCTTCTGTTTGGCCAAAG AGCAAAGACCATTAAGAACACGGTCTGTGTCAATGTGGAGCTCACTGCAGAACAGTGGAAGAAAAAgtatgagaaggaaaaagagaaaaacaagactCTGCGTAACACCATACAGTGGCTGGAAAATGAGCTCAACAGATGGAGGAACG GGGAGACTGTACCAGTTGATGAACAGTTTGACAAGGAGAAGGCCAACTTAGAAGCTTTTGCAGTGGACAAGGATATTACTGTTATTAATGATAAACCAGCTACTACAATTGGAGTAACTGGCAATTTCACTGATGCTGAGAGAAGGAAATGTGAGGAAGAAATTGCCAAACTTTACAAACAACTGGATGACAAG GATGAAGAAATTAATCAGCAGAGTCAGCTAGTAGAAAAACTGAAGACACAAATGTTGGATCAGGAAGAG CTTCTGGCATCAACCAGACGGGACCAAGACAACCTGCAAGCAGAGTTGAATCGCCTTCAGGCTGAAAATGATGCTTCTAAAGAGGAAGTGAAAGAGGTGCTACAAGCCCTTGAAGAATTAGCTGTCAACTATGATCAGAAGTCTCAGGAAGTAGAAGATAAGGCAAAGGAATATGAACTGCTTAGTGATGAACTCAATCAAAAATCG GTCACTTTAGCCAGTATAGATGCAGAGCTTCAGAAACTTAAAGAAATGACCAACCATCAGAAGAAACGAGCAACAGAAATGATGGCCTCCTTACTAAAGGATCTTGCAGAGATTGGAATTGCAGTAGGAAATAATGATGTCAAG CAGCCTGAGGGAACTGGCATGATAGATGAGGAATTCACAGTTGCAAGGCTGTACATTAgcaaaatgaaatcagaagtgAAAACAATGGTGAAACGTTGCAAACAGTTAGAAGGCACACAAGCTGAAAGCaataagaaaatggaagaaaatgaaaaggagttGGCTGCCTGCCAGCTCCGGATCTCACAG CATGAAGCCAAGATCAAGTCGCTGACTGAATATCTTCAGAATGTGGAACAGAAAAAGAGGCAGCTGGAAGAATCTGTGGATTCCCTTAATGAAGAATTAGTTCAACTCCGAGCACAGG AAAAGGTCCATGAAATGGAGAAAGAGCACTTAAATAAGGTTCAAACTGCAAATGAAGTCAAG CAAGCTGTGGAGCAGCAAATTCAGAGCCATCGTGAGACACATCAGAAACAAATCAGTAGCCTGAGAGATGAAGTTGATGCAAAAGAGAAGCTCATCACTGAGCTTCAAGA CCAAAACCAGAAGATGATGCTTGAACAGGAACGTCTGAGAGTCGAGCATGAGAAGCTGAAAGCGACTGatcaggagaaaagcagaaaacttcaTGAGCTTAC GGTTATGCAGGACAGACGGGAACAAGCAAGGCAAGATTTAAAGGGTTTGGAAGAGACTGTG GCAAAAGAACTTCAGACTCTTCACAATCTTCGGAAGCTGTTTGTTCAAGATCTGGCTACTAGAGTGAAAAAG AGTGCTGAGATTGACTCAGATGATACAGGAGGCAGTGctgcacagaaacagaagatTTCCTTCCTTGAGAATAATCTTGAACAGCTTACAAAAGTTCACAAGCAG CTGGTACGTGATAATGCTGATCTGCGCTGTGAACTTCCTAAACTGGAGAAGAGACTCAGAGCTACAGCTGAAAGGGTTAAAGCTTTGGAGTCTGCCCTGAAGGAGGCCAAAGAGAATGCTTCTCGTGACCGCAAGCGCTACCAGCAAGAAGTAGATCGTATAAAGGAAGCTGTGAGATCCAAGAATATGGCCAGAAGAGGACATTCGGCACAAATTG